The window tgtaattttgttttgttttttattttattttataaagttattaagccattaataaaaaaaatgaaacttcaACTTAAGACAGTTAACAAGAATTTGAACATTAAACTTCAGATAACTAAGATAACTcagtcaaaaaaaataaattataattataatttattatttttagttcttataaaataagttaagttttattaaattcattaattttccAATCACGACTTTGACTTATATAAACAcctttttagttttattaaattttcattttgctAAAAAAACAGGATGTTAaacttatttacttttttttatcaaaataaaatttatttacaataataattaaaaaaatatgataattataatattttgaaaaaaggtCCATGATGAGTTTCTTAGCTTATCtttcattataaataataaatggcAAGGATAAAAGAAAGAGATGTATcttgcaaaaataaaataaaaataagaaatacaTGTTGATGGAGTTCAcaagcataataataataagggcCACCGTTTTTGTgatgttcttcttcttcttcttcttgaccTTCTTCCTCAATCATTTCCTTCTCAAGTTGAGCCGTCGCCGGAAACTTCCACTCCCGCCCGGGACTCTCGGCTGGCCGTACATCGGCGAGACTTTCCAGCTTTACTCGCAGAACCCAAATCTCTTCTTTGCCgacaaaattaaaaagtttgTATCTTGATCAAATTAAGTACTCTGTTTTTCTATTATGTgacttttgattttgattttgattgataGATTTGGACCCATATTCAAGAGTCACGTATTGAAATGCCCATGCGTGATGATATCTAGTCCTGAGGCGGTGAAGAAGGTGCTGGTGTCGAGAGCTCATCTCTTCAAACCGACATTTCCGACAACAAAAATGAAGATTATGGGAGAACAGGGCCTGTTTTTTCATCAGGGTGATTATCATTCCAAGCTCAAGAAGCTTTTACTAAGAGCTTTCATGCCGGACGCTATTAGAACCATGATCCCTTCTATCGAATCTATTGCACTAAACTCTCTTCAAACATGGCCAACTCAACTCACTCTCCACACCTTTCACGAGATGAAGACTGTAAGTAATTATATAAACTTGTAAGCAAATTGAAAGTTGAAAACATTCTATAAACCCTAACTCAATCAACATTCTATTACTGTAAGTACGCATTCAATGTCTCGTTGCTGTCAATATTTGGAAAAGAAGAGATCATCGACCGAGAGAAGTTCAAGAAATATTACTATTCCATGGAAAAGGGTTACAATTCTATGCCAATAAATCTACCAGGAACATTATTCAGCAAGTCCATGAATGCCCGGAAGAAGCTAGCACATTCCTTAACCGAGATCATCGCCCGTAGAAGAGAGACCATTCTCTTAGGTGGCCACAAAGATTTGCTAGGAACCTTCATGGAGGATAAAATGGACATAACCGACCAACAAATTTCCGATAATATTATCGGACTAATCTTCGCTGCCCGCGACACCACCGCAACCGTACTCACATGGGTCATCAAGTACCTCTCCGACAACCCTATCATCCTTCGAGCAGTCGTGGTAAGCCAAATCAACGCctcatttttttgaaaattctttTGTGGGTAACTAATTAATGTTTGTTTGTGTAGGATGAACAAGTGGCTATAAGGAAGGACAAATTGGAGGAGAATCTGACTTGGGAAGACactaaaaaaatgtcaattacTAATAGAGTAATTCAAGAAACATTAAGGGTGGCTTCTGTTTTGTCATTCACTTTTAGAGAAGCTATTGAAGATGTTGAATTTGAAGgtacaataatatttttgtacaaATAATAttgacaaatatataatatatcttacTTTCAGGTTATCTTATACCCAAAGGATGGAAAGTCATGCCGTTATTCAGAAATATTCATCACAACCCACAAAATTTCCCGAATCCTGATAAGTTTGACCCTTCCAGATTTGAGGTAGTACTTAATTTGAAGtagtaaaaaagtaataattaaattaataatagttatgTAATTAATTAGGTGGCTCAGAAGGCCAATACATTCCTGCCATTTGGAAATGGGGTGCACTCATGCCCAGGAAATGAGTTGGCTAAACTGGAGATGTTGGTCATCCTACATCATTTGACTACAAAATACAAGTAGGTGATCATCATAGATCTctcttgtaaattaatttaatatcattaaaattcaaattgaaaaagaaaagaatcattgattgaatgaatgtacatatatatataggtgGTGTTCAATCGGGCAAGGAAGTGGGATTGAGTATGGGCCATTTGTTCTTCCCCAAGATGGTCTGCCCATCAGTGTCTCTCTCAGGCTCTAGCAGTTAGTTCATGCTCATTACTATACTTAAGTCATAAGACATAACATTCTAATCTTCATCTTTCTATCAACTTTAATTTCTCCATTTATGTTATAATGTttctttgtcttttcttccacCAACTTTTGACAAAAATTTAcatttcttaatatttattctttGCATTTTGTAAAATAGGTCAagagttaatatatttattttaaaatatatatgttctCTATTGAGAATAATTCAACTACTAGCTTTctgaagtatatatatatatatatatatatatataatattattttaactatatttataatgtCAATGTATatcaatatttcatttttctattaatttaaataaaatttaattgattatattaatttaatttgaagaaagataaataaaatactattcATAATGATTTTTGGAACTTATTTTTGTAGAAtgattaaaagataaattatgaaaaacaatTGTGGTAAAAAATActctacaaaatataaataactttataaatgcaaataaatcaaaaaaatttcgtgataattttttttga is drawn from Impatiens glandulifera chromosome 3, dImpGla2.1, whole genome shotgun sequence and contains these coding sequences:
- the LOC124928855 gene encoding abscisic acid 8'-hydroxylase 3-like, with translation MISSPEAVKKVLVSRAHLFKPTFPTTKMKIMGEQGLFFHQGDYHSKLKKLLLRAFMPDAIRTMIPSIESIALNSLQTWPTQLTLHTFHEMKTYAFNVSLLSIFGKEEIIDREKFKKYYYSMEKGYNSMPINLPGTLFSKSMNARKKLAHSLTEIIARRRETILLGGHKDLLGTFMEDKMDITDQQISDNIIGLIFAARDTTATVLTWVIKYLSDNPIILRAVVDEQVAIRKDKLEENLTWEDTKKMSITNRVIQETLRVASVLSFTFREAIEDVEFEGYLIPKGWKVMPLFRNIHHNPQNFPNPDKFDPSRFEVAQKANTFLPFGNGVHSCPGNELAKLEMLVILHHLTTKYKWCSIGQGSGIEYGPFVLPQDGLPISVSLRL